A segment of the Psilocybe cubensis strain MGC-MH-2018 chromosome 5, whole genome shotgun sequence genome:
AGGCTTTCAGCAGGGCTAGTTCTAGCGGTAGGACGCCCGCATGGGCGTCTAGCAGTTCCGTGGGTGTTGTCCTCATCGCGCCGGTTATTGATAGTGTTGCTTTCCTCTGTATTGTCGACATTCTTCTCAGCGCCGCCACTGATCCGATGTTGTTTCGATAACCCGGTGGTTTTGTTGGTGGTGTGTACCAAACGTCTATGCCATATGTGAGTCTTGGAAGTACCGTCGCGATGAACAGATGTCTTAGGAGGTACGGGTGTATGCCCGTCGTCGGTTTTGCCAGTCGTTGGAAGTTTGCTACCCATCTTGTTGCTTTGTCGGTCGCTGATTGAAGGTGAGTTTTCCAGTTTAGTTGGCAATCGACTTGGAATCCTAGGCACTTGAACACATTGACTTGCGGCACTAGTTCGCCGTCGAACTCGAGTCTCGGGTGGGTTAGATTGTTAGGGTTTCGCGGGTCGAGGTGCATTACTGCCTGTTTGGCGGGGGCAAAGTTTGAGTTGTGGCTACTGCTCCATGTGAGTGCACCGTTCTCCTTATGGATTAAGTCACTCAGCTTGTCTGTTGTTTCGTCTGTATCATTCCCTATTGCCATGATCGTAACATCGTCAACGTAGCCTATGGCATCCTCTCCGTCTTCGCGGTCAACTATTTCAAGCAGGTCAGCATTATATATGATGTAAAGTATCATTGATAATGGATCTCCTTGTCCTATTCCGTTATCAATCTCCATCAGTGCTGACACGAAGTCATCGAATTTGAGCTTGGTTTTCCGGTTCCTGAGCAGTTCTCGTATGAAGTTGACATATACTGTCGGTatgcgtcgtcgtcgtaaGTTGTGAATGAGTCTGTCCGTTACCGCGTTTGGAAAAGCCCCTTCCACGTCTAGGAACAGCATTGAGACTACTTTACCCCGCCTCCAGGCTGCTTTAACCTTGCTGACCATGTAGTGCATTGCGTCGGTGGTGGTTCTCCCAGGTCTGCCTCCGAAATGCGTGTTTGGTAACAACTTGTGTTCTTCGACCGCATGGCTTATTCTTTCCGCCACGATTGCCGTGAGGACCTTGGGCAGGGTGTTTAGGAGAGCTATTGGCCTGTACGCTTTTGGCGTTTTATAGCTGGGTTTGCCTGGTTTCTTCAGTACTACCGTCATTGAGTGCTTCCACGAGTCTGGGTAATGGCCTGTTTTAAGGATTGCATTGTAGATCGCGTGTAGCCGGTTCATGATGAGCGGGGCTGTTTTCTGCAACACGATGTTGGGTATTTCGTCGATTCCGCATGCCTTGTACGGCGACAGACGTTCCAGCTGCCTCCTGATTTGTTGCCGTGTTATTCGCCCGTCGTCTGGGAGTGCTTCCGGGTATTCAAAATTCTGTGGTACAGACGATTGAACCGGTTTTTTAGGAAAGAAGTTGTGCGCAAAGATCTTAGCTTTTTCCTCATTGGACGATACTTCCTCTTGTTCGTCGTACTCGTTGGTGACCGTCAGGGTTGGTATTCTGGGGCGTCCTCCATCCCCTATCGGGTTCTTGAAGTAGCGGTTTGCCGTCCAGATGTCGGTGCCTTCGGCGTCGAGTAGCCAGTCGTCCCAATGCTTGCGTTTTGTGTCGATTACGAGTCGAGCAAAGCTCCTCTTTGCTGCTTTGAATTCATCGTGGCATGGGTGGAGAGGGGTGGTGCGGAACTTGTGGTGTAGACGGCTCAGTCGGTTTTTGTAACGTTTGGCTTCTTCTATCTCGCTTGTCCACCATCGTTTGGCTTCGGGGAAGGGCTTTCTCAACTTCACTTCCTTGTTGATGGTGTCCTGGAGTGTTAGTGTCAGCATGTTTACCGCCTCATCTATCTCTTCCCCTGAGTTCAGGTCCAGCTGgtcttcttgttcttccaGTCGTTTCTCAAGCGTCTTGCAGAAGTGTTCCCAATTCACCGTACGAAAGTTTCTTTCCAGCGTTACTTTAGCGGTCTCGCATCGCATGTCAATGGTTGTATGTATTGGGTAATGGTCGGTGTTGGCTGGCCGTGTTGCATAGTCGACTTTACATTGGATGACTGCATCGATGAGCTTTTCCGAGATAAAGACGTTGTCCGGCCTTGAGAGCCTCTTTGTCACCATGTGTTCCAGCGTCGGCATTCCCTTGGGTAAGGCTTGGGCCATGTTGTGTTCCTCGATAAAGTCGATCAGTCGTTCCGCTTCCGCTAACGCTTGTGGTGTGAACAGTCGTTCGTCCTCGTCTCGGTCCCACATCGGGTGGTGATGATTGAAGTCTCCCGCCCACATTTGCATAGTGTCGGCTTTGTTGAGCTCCAGCTGATTTTCTTCTATATACCGCCTCAGTATTTGCAGCGTGCGTCCCGTGCGTCCTGGGTGATATATGTTGAAAATGAAGAGTGTTCCTCTGTCGCTTTTGATCTTTATTGCCGTCAAATCGTTTGTGTCCGGAAATGGGATTTCACACCAACTGCTGGTATCAAGATTCTTGTTGACCCAGATGCCTGAGCGGGTTACCTCTTCATTTGTTCTGCTTACCGGGTACACAGGGCGATAGTATGCGTTAGTTCTGATGTTGCCAAAGCGTGTTATATGGGGTTCTTGAATGAGGATTACGTCGTAGTTGCTGCCGAGGCTACTGTTTATTAGCTCGAGGTGCGCTACCTCCGACTTGTTCAAGTTTATCTGTAGGAACCTGATTTGGGTGGTATGCTGCTCTGCGAGGATGGTAACACTCATCTTTTACtggtctctttcttctgAGGCGGACGCCGCCGTATCACTTTCTTTGCTCGCCGGGTTCGAGCTTGATGCCTTTGCTGCCTCTGGTTCGGGACTCTGCTCTGGTGTTTTCGGCAGTTGCGATCGATCTCTCGTTGGTGGCTCTATCGTCCATCTGGGGGATTGCCCCCTTGCGAAGCGGTTTCTTTGTATGGTCGGCGGCGCTGAATTTGTGTTCATACTCCAGGTCCACGGTTCGTCCGTTGGGATGAAAGGAAGTAGGTTTTCGGGTGTGCGTTCGTTCTTTTCGAGGGCTTTCTTGATGAAGGTTGGGCACGTTCTGGCGTAACTGGGGTGGTCGTCGGAGTCACATGAAACGCAGTGGGTTGTCGTTCTCTCGCAGTTTTGTGTACGGTGGCCCTTCTCTCCGCAGTGGCCACATACGTCGTGTTTGGAGGTGCACTCTTTTGCGAAATGATTGTACCCTTGGCACTTCATGCATCGTATGGGATCGGCTCTGCATTTCTGAACTCTTACTCTTTTGTTTGCTATGAACATCCCGATGGCGATTAGCCTGTTCGCTTCGCTGGCGTCGCTAACCGTTATGATTATGTGTGCGCTTTGCTGCCCTTCGGCTCTCCTCGATATCTTCTTTGCCCAGCGCATAGCTACGATCGTACCCTCGTCGATTCGGTTGGcctcctccacttccttcACGAAGTCGTCGTCTTCGGGTTCGGCTGAGAGTGGGGCCCCCATCGCAATAAGTTCGTAAGTTCTCTTCTTCGTTGTGACATCGTCGCCTAACTGTTTGCATAGGTTCTTTCTATTGTTGTCGATACGCATCCATGCTGCTCCATAGTCGGAGTCGAACTCGATTAGAAGTCCCCCGTTTCTTTGCTTGATTGCCGACCGTATTCGTACTGATCCCTCTGGTTCGAGTTTTTGCAGAGCACTGTTGATAAAATCTTTAGCCTCTCTGTCCCCCATTGTACTTACCTTCGCTTCTTTATTTAACCCTTCTAGCATAGTTTGTCTCGCCTTTATTCCGTGTCTCGCTATCATTTTTGGGTTGGTGGCCACGTTGGATTGGACCAGTACTTGACTAAAAGTGGGTTGCCCCTTCATCACTGCCTGGCTGTAAGCCATCCCGTTGTTTGGAGCTTGCTGCGCGTTTTTCGTCGATGCCGATTTGATAAGATCTGCGGTCGCCAGATTTATTTCCTCGAGCTTTTGGTCGACCTTCTCCTGTGCATGTTGGACCAGGGATTTAATTTCGTTCGTGAATGAGGCGAGCTCTTCACCGAATCCGTCGTGGTAAGTCTGTGTCGCCAGCGGGAGTTCCATTTCTTCGAGCAAGAAGGCTAGACCACGCATGGCCTGTACTACGATCGGCGGTGTCTTCGACGACATTAGCGATATCTGGAATAGGCAAGCGGCGGCCCGGTGTGCCGTCAGTCCCTGTCCAGCTGGCACCAAGAGCAGGTGCTCCTCCAGTATCGACCGGCCGCCTTTTGCGTCCTGGACCTGCTGTGTCTCTTCGTTTATCACTGTACCTTTACTCCTTGAGGATCTATCGGGTGGTTGCGATTCTCCCGGGCTCGGAGTTGGGGGATTTCCCATGGTTGTCTTCCTGGCACGAGCCGTGCCGGTGTTGACGTTCATTTGACAGTTCTAatgggtgtgggtgttttTGGATGTTTTTGGGCGTGGGGTGGTACTTTTTAGGTACGTTTTGTGGTTTTACTCTACTCGACTGCTTGTTTTTCACCTTGCAGGGCTGTTCCTCGCGCTCTATGTGCGTGGGAAAAGTTCTGGAGGTGGAAGTAGCGGATCAAGGAGCGGTTTGATATCTCTTATTACTGATACTGATGACGTCTCAGCGTAGTACTGTATTCGACTTTGGATCTTACGCTGCTTCTAATTGTAGGAATCGTAGCTCAAGGATTAGGCATTTAGTTGAGTTTATTTCTATATCATGCATTGATGAAACTCAAAAAAGGTCGAACAGTATCTTTTGGCGCGTTCAGAAATATTATAGAATCTCAACAAAAGCAGTGCGTATAGAATATCTCTGTTACTTGATCATTGGCACAATTCTGATGAGAATAATCATTGTTAGATGCTCTCATTCAATGTCGTATGGATAATTGTAAGTGATAATCACTTCTTCAATGCCCGTAGGCCATTTTGTTAAAGATTTTAACTCAATATAGGTATTGACAATATGGGGCTTGATTGGTGTCCATACCAATAAGTTCGGTTTCAAGCATGTATGGGAAATCTGGTAAGTTGTCgttttatcttatctttattGCATGTTCTGAGCCGCAATGCAGGTTGTATCAGGTGTTCTATGGATTGATGGTGTGTCCATGGTATGCATACAGTCAAACCATGATAAGTGAAGTCTCCCCTTTGCCTCAAATGTACGCTGTGACTTGTGTCTTTCCGATATATGACCGATGATACCATCTCGTTTCAggtttcttttcttcgcCCTTTTTTCAGTTGTACGTACGCTCACTTTGTAATGATTTTTTTCACAATTAAACGATAACTAAACCTTATGGATAGGTTGGCAAGACGTCGGCCTTCATAGGCCCTCTCGTGTCCAGTGCCATCATTACTGCCTCGGATAATAACGATAACATGCcatttgcttttctttttgcctTGTGCGTATGGTTACCAGTTTGATTTTGATAACCAGCTAAATATCGATATTCAACAGAGGGATTATCAGCACGCTTTTTCTCTATTTGGTGGACGTTGAAAAAAGCCATCAGGAATGCAATGAGTTCATCATAGCAGAGAGCAAGCGGGACGCATTCAAAGCTACACTGCCTGACAGTGGGACAAGCTGCTCTTAAATTGTCTGTTGATCAAGAGAGAGGTTTATGCTAGTGACCGATCTCTTACCGATTCCATGTGGAATCGGACAGACACACGAGTGTAACTTGATAAGTACATAAAGTCCTCAGTCCGGTGTATATCCTATCGGAGTTCAGATCTCACTCCCCGTCTCCTTGACTTGATCATAGACTGTATCGCGCCTCGGATAAATAAAAGAATTCTTACGGATTTTCTGGAGACTTGACCCTCTTTTCTTGCTTCATATCTTATTGAGCACACTTGTTACATGTCGTAATTGAAAGAATACGCCAAGGTCAATTACTTGCGTGCTTTTCGTTATCCGACCAAGCCGTGTGAATCGGCCGAATGAGACTTTTTAGCTCTCCTCACGCGCTCTATTTTTGACTTTGGACCTGACCAGTGACTCGGACAATGCACAAGTCGACCAACAGGGTCCCTCTCTACTCATCTGCACAACAAGGGATCCACATGGTTTGTTTGCCATAAAGCATAGAATCACTGCCATGAAGTTCCGCATGCCCATTCCGAAACCTGATATCTATTCTAGGATACACATCCATGTGTGGTTATAAACTGGCTCCACCAGCGCTTGCGCAGCCCACATATCCCGACGTGTGTGTCGCTAACAGTCATGTCTACCTCTCGCTCTGCGGTAACTcggccttcttcttccggtCCCCTGACTGGAAACAATCCTGCTTCTGCCCTTGTTCCTGAGAATGTTGAAGCATCTGATACGTCAGAGTTGCCTGCCTACGTGCCGAGTACAAGGTCATCTTCAAGGTCCAGGAGAAGGGAATTTCCAGAATTCAAAGAATTTTCTTACGATGCGAAGAATCGAAAAGGAAAATCAGTCGTTATTCTCACTGTAATTGCAGAGCGGTCGTATTCAAAGCATATACCCACTTTTCTCCAAGACTCTCCTGTTAAAGGAAGAGTCcaccttgaccttgacaaGCCCGAATCTATCTTGTCTGTGGTTCTGAATGTAAGtcatttccttctttgtGTTCTGTGTACGTTTCGCTTGAATGTATATCAGATACGAGGTGAATACCTTACGGGCGCCAATCCAGACCAGCAGCTCATTTTTCTTGACCTTGCCTATCCTCTGTGGTCGCAATCCGACGGTGATCCTCAAAGAATGAATGTTCTCAGAGAAACAGAATCTCTTACTCGCCAAGGATCCTCCACCCTTTCTGCAAGATTCAACGGCCCGAAGCTCGTGGGTCAATATACGTGGCCATTTTGCATTACCCTCCCTAAGGAAGTCAGTGTACCGTATGGGAAAGGCAAAGCATTACGGTCCTTTGCTCTTCCTCAAACATTCAATGAGCGACATGCGAAAGGCAGCATTAGATATGAGATATCCCTCAGAATTAACCGCGGTAGATTCCAGCCGAATTACAGGTATGTAATATTAGGCAGATCCACGGAAGATGTTAACGCATTTTAGGATCCCTGCAACAATTGGGTACATACCAATATCACGACCTCCTCCATTCCCACCTCTCAGAAGTATGTGCTATCAAGAAGGGACAACACTTCTCGGCCCTACTATTGACCCTGACGGTTGGTTTTCTGATACTCCTGTCACTATCAAAGGGACAATATTTAGTGCCCGTGCAGTTCACGTTACATGCACAGTATGTACCAATCTTTGCACCTTCCCAAGTGACAATCTTGTTGATTATCAAACTGTCCAATCAAGTTATGTTTGGCTAAGCCTGTCAGTGCATCAGCTTTTCTGATTGATCTGTGTGGTACTGACAATATCTTTTAGCTATGCTATACTCGAGGCTCAGTGATCCCATTTTTTATGCGCCTCGAGAGCGACGACTTTCAGGCTCTGGATTTACTGTCTAATCCCAAGTCCATATCTGTCTCTCTCCAGAGACGTATCAAATATCATGCCTTTCCGGAGAAGGTGTTGGGCTCCTTTGCCAAGGATTCCGTAGAATATGTGCAGCAAGCTGTATGGTGGCCATCATCCGAAGGTGTGGAAGTCAATGTGGAACGGTTTCGATTTTTGAACGGAGAGCTGCATCTCAAGGCCGACACGAAACCCAGTTCAGCAATAGCAGATTTTTCTATAGAGGTAGGAGGTCTACGTTTCGTATGTCATGGACAGACTGGACATTGAACTAATATTTAAACAATGACTGCTGCAGTACTCTGTTGTGCTCTTCCCTTTCAAGTCTGCCGGCTTCGAGGCTTCTGACAACGGACCGCTTCAGACATACCCCGTTGAAATTGTCACCTCCTTTGCACATGGGCCGCGGCCCAGAAAATACGCGCCTCCTGGGTATGACGCAGATACACCCCCATCTATGGATTTTGTGAATTTGGATCCTGTGGCCTATAGTTCTTGAAGCCAAGCTCGCAGCGTCGTTATGTGTATATTTCTTCCAATGCCAGGATTattttattgtttctttctttctttttcgggTTTTCTTAATTTATATGTAAGTGTGTACCTAGTTATTAGTAGTGTTAGTATACCATCTCTTTCCAATTCGGGACTGGTAATTGCAGGTTTGTGTATCAAATTCATGTTTGAACGAGCACCCGGCACTACTTGATCGAAAACGCGTCACGACTGTCATAGTATGTAGGTTGTCATGTGACTTTAGTGATGACCAGTCCGTGAATTAGCTGCAGAAGTTTTTCGTCTTTGGGCATTGCCTACGAGTGCAGTCTAGCACGAAATGCACCGCTGCCTCCGTTCAAGTCTTTCCCACTTCTCCAAAACACCTGGAGGAGCTACTTTTGGACATGCGCGTCGGAGCGCTTCTAGTGTTAATGCGCCATCTTCAATGCAGGCAGGGCCTTCAAAACACTCGCCGAAAACTCTACCTAAACCTGAGCGGCCGAAGGAACAAGTTGGAGTGGCAAAGAACACAAAGAACGACATTGTAAAACTGTATGACATGAAAAGGTCCTTGGATCCCGCTTTGGAAGAATCAGGGCAATTAGCTCAGATTATAGCtgaaggtgaagatgaagactCTTCGGAAATGGCTTTTTTACCTGGCACATTCGTTGAAATAAGGAAGTGCGTGATTACTCTCTTATGCCACTTACTCGTCGATTTGATGTTTTCATGCAATTAGAAATGACCTTTCTGCTTATGGAATTGTGCTGGGAGAAGTAATTGAAGAACACAGATATGGCGTTTACACTCTGACGACGAAAGGCATGATCATTAGCCATTTTCGTGCCGATGTTTACTTCGCTTTTCCAAACGTCATATCTGCGTCCCTGGCCGAGCGTTGCGATTTTAGCAACCCTACGGTAACTACAGAAAATAATTCCGCACGCGTAGAAGCCCTAAAAAAGCTGCGTGTATTGGTCGCCGAGGTTGAAAAGTATTCTGCGGGTATGTTGCAACGGCCGATGAATGTGTACGTCGAGGTTATGTCAAACGACAAGACCAAATGGTCAACAACAACGGTATCGCACGTTGCCAATTTATTGTACGAACGCCCTAGCTTCATGGATTTTTACATGACACACAAGATGCTCATGGACCAACCACTTTATTATATCGCCAAGCCAGGTTACCTTAAAAATCAAGCATTCGCAGTACGGCCGCGACAGCAGGTAGAAGAGATAGAAACAGTGACTCGGTACATATACGATCATCGCATAAGCAGGTCCGACCAGCAAACACATTTCAAGAGGTTCGTttcaaaggcttcaaaagTGGTCAAGGAGTTCGAAAGGAGGAGGGATTCTGGACCGATCAGTCAGGAGAAAATTGAGGTGGAATGGGATGTAGAGGACCGAATCTTCATTAATTTCCTCATCCGTTCGTTACAACCTCATCGATCCAACCAATTGGACCCCTACACAATGGGACGCACTGAAATCGTCAGAGCCATTTTCCAACCAACAGAGCCAGTCAACGACGACATGACTCACCAACTTCTCATCAAGCTGGGTATCTTCGCACCATGGCACGACCTTCACGAATTCGTACCTTTTCTTAATCCCTGGGGTGACCTATATTCAAACAAGCACACCATCGAGACTGAAGCCAACGAAATTTTGAAGCTGTCGCACGCATCAACAGCTACAACAGGCTCTGTACTCGGTCCCATGGACCTCATCCCTTCGGATCCTCTGGAATCTGTTCGCCACGATTTTGGAAATGCTCGGGTGTTCGTCATCGATGACTTGACTGCACAAGAACTCGACGACGGTTTCTCCGTGGAGCGTATACCCTCTGAACCCGACAATTGCTGGATCCATGTTCACATCGCAGATCCTGCAAGCGTTATACACCCAAACCACGCTTTGGTCAAATTGGCACGTCAGCGGGGGTCCTCGTATTACCTTGCCCACAAAACGATCCCCCTCTTTCCGGTTGCCCTAGTCCACGATCCTAAATACTCGCTGTCACTCCAATCGCGTGACGGCGAATCTACCCGTGTTTTGACTTTCAGTACTAAAGTCGACAAAGACGGCAATATCCTAGACTACAAAGTACGCGGAGGTCTCATTCGTaacgtcaaaaaaatcagTTATGACGAAGTTGATATGGCCATCGGTCATGGCCTGGTCAAAAGATCGTTGCCATTTGGTGGTACAATACCCTCCATCTCCGTGCCCACATCGCTGGATGAGGCCGACCTCGCAGATATTAAACTTGCTCAACAAGTGGCCCAAGGGCAGATACGTCGTCGTATGAAGAAGGATGTTTTCATTTATGACGATCACTCTGCTCATGTTAGGTGGGACAGCACTATCCCTCCCAATATTGTTAGCCCAACTTTGGGGAGTAACTTATATCATGGGTACCCTGACATGACATACGAAGTTTATACGATTGAAGAGTATGAATCTGGTTCCCGTTTGATTATAGCAGAGATGATGAAGTTGGCGAATCGGACAGCATCGCGAGTGGTACGCGACCACAATCTACCTGTATTACGACGCACCATGGATCCTCCCATATTCAGCAACCCCGAAAGCAAACAAGAGATCATGGACTTGCGATCACCTTCGGGGCATGTTTTGATGCAAGAAGTCGCG
Coding sequences within it:
- a CDS encoding Exoribonuclease II, mitochondrial, whose product is MHRCLRSSLSHFSKTPGGATFGHARRSASSVNAPSSMQAGPSKHSPKTLPKPERPKEQVGVAKNTKNDIVKLYDMKRSLDPALEESGQLAQIIAEGEDEDSSEMAFLPGTFVEIRKNDLSAYGIVLGEVIEEHRYGVYTLTTKGMIISHFRADVYFAFPNVISASLAERCDFSNPTVTTENNSARVEALKKLRVLVAEVEKYSAGMLQRPMNVYVEVMSNDKTKWSTTTVSHVANLLYERPSFMDFYMTHKMLMDQPLYYIAKPGYLKNQAFAVRPRQQVEEIETVTRYIYDHRISRSDQQTHFKRFVSKASKVVKEFERRRDSGPISQEKIEVEWDVEDRIFINFLIRSLQPHRSNQLDPYTMGRTEIVRAIFQPTEPVNDDMTHQLLIKLGIFAPWHDLHEFVPFLNPWGDLYSNKHTIETEANEILKLSHASTATTGSVLGPMDLIPSDPLESVRHDFGNARVFVIDDLTAQELDDGFSVERIPSEPDNCWIHVHIADPASVIHPNHALVKLARQRGSSYYLAHKTIPLFPVALVHDPKYSLSLQSRDGESTRVLTFSTKVDKDGNILDYKVRGGLIRNVKKISYDEVDMAIGHGLVKRSLPFGGTIPSISVPTSLDEADLADIKLAQQVAQGQIRRRMKKDVFIYDDHSAHVRWDSTIPPNIVSPTLGSNLYHGYPDMTYEVYTIEEYESGSRLIIAEMMKLANRTASRVVRDHNLPVLRRTMDPPIFSNPESKQEIMDLRSPSGHVLMQEVAKRVDLNPVGMFCLEPKQHYALGIEEGDGYARATSPLRRFEDIVCHWQLHHILLGSQSPRAPFSVADIEAILGDTEMAFQQQKVVNKSIKLFYSLMYIKRFADDVAKGIRDPGPVDPLASMSAWTKNTPRVVTNTSQMSLSVNVPHLGVTAQVDDLPFSMRNLPVGSELRVKFKSIDLGIKRTKMVVSLEQ